The Kitasatospora setae KM-6054 genome contains a region encoding:
- a CDS encoding non-ribosomal peptide synthetase, whose translation MSITTETAEPRLRQSLTPAARALLNQRLRGVRAAAGQAAPEIPRLAPGATAVPLSSAQQRLNFLDQLRPGGTEYLMPAVWRLSGELDRSALELALGDLVRRHPQLRTRFPSRGGVAFQEELPAGGFAPEWVDLSGVAPAARERAVTAATEAAANRPFDLAAEAPFRATLVRVGAADHVLVLAMHHIVSDAWSLGVICRDLTALYGARTGGRPAALPELPITYRDYAAWESGAGGRARAESHLDYWRTRLAGLAPLELPTDRPRPVERSHEGAVLKLALPAGLRQSLRQLNERGSSTMFMTLLAAYQIALGFHTGQEDIAVGTIAANRDRPQTESLVGFFVNTLVMRGDLSGNPTLAEYLGRVRDAALGAMDHQDVPFERLVEVLSPDRDLSRNPLFQVLFAYEYADGGGFTLGGARGESVSVGADVAKFDLSLHATEQPDGLTLSFVYRRDLFDPGTVATLADHVHRVLDAIVTRPATAIADLEPLAEEERASLLAQAGHPDPVPAPTVPLLLDAFHHQVRLRPDRVAVVCADRRLTYAQLDDRAERLARVLRRRGVRPESRVGVCVGRDEWLAVAVLGIWKAGGAYLPMDGSHPGERLGFMVDDAGATLLLTDSATRDKVAGLGAELLVLDAPGALDGPACPSPGRDTAPGPALRPGNAAYVIYTSGSTGRPKGVVVTHHNAARLFASCEASFDFGPDDVWSLLHSFAFDFSVWELWGALSKGGRVVIAATDVVRDPDAVFDLLAAERVTVLSQTPAAFQGLRAQAAQSGRSFAELALRTVVFGGDALSARDFGDWFADPSPHLPRLVNMYGITETTVHVTHRVLTREDAEGDTLSPIGVPLADLRGYVLDQHQRLVPTGVPGELYVAGAGLARGYLGRPSLTAERFVPDPYGPAGGRLYRTGDRVRRLPDGQLEFLGRVDAQVKIRGFRIELGEIEAALRGFPGVVDAAVVVREEPGGVRRLVGHIATGAATAPAGGCPVGGSPVDTRALRAHLGRGLPDYMVPALITEHRTLPLTVNGKVDRKALALLQAREADLSARYTAPRTPAEESLAGIWGEVLGLDRVGVDDNFFRLGGDSILALRVIGLAREAGLALSIPDIFRAQVLADLADLADHSTASVGTAPVAALSMIDSAEAAALPPDVEDAYPLTMLQAGMLHELMSDPERGAYHNVTSFKLRDSAGFDLAAFQEAVDVLVERHDILRTSFDLLRDTEPLQLVHRRAALPVGFADLRGLSAAEQREAAAAHVREQAALPFDLSAAPLVRLFVHRLGEEQFRLTITDCHVVLDGWSLTSFIADLLELHHRRAAGLEPAAAAGPAVRFADYVALEREALASTASRDFWHEALVGLEPVHFAPAPGPAPVGDRPPHEAERSYRELAGPLAEVAALAGVPVRTVFLAAFYRLMGLFAGDDPYSIGMVTNGRPEHAHADLMRGLFLNTVPIGFHSTARSWVEYLRETFAAERALMPHRRFPLAEMQRSLGGVAVEAVFNFVNFHRLEKDVWEDTLEVARTNFPLSLNANPGGMTLDADPRYLDATACEQLADTYRGLLRAMAAEPHGPVTRPALTGAARDLVLYRWNAATTRGRHQEAHQDPYQEEDDRRLFHELVQQHAERHPQAPALVHGPDVTGYGELDRAGDRIARRLRALGVDTETVVGICLERGPDLARAVLGVLKSGAAYLCLDPEYPGERLAFMVGDSAMTVLLTQPELAHAAPRVRHTLMVGALTADPDPNLDPESGQLPAGCPESGAGPDSTAYVIYTSGSTGTPKGVAVTHRGMLNLVRAQQDVLSPSPDDRVLQFASSSFDASVFEMTWALANGAQLCSAARQDLAPGADLTRTLRTQRITAAVLPPTALSVMDPRGLPDLRTLMVAGEACPAETVDAWAPGRRFLNGYGLTETSVWVTAAECLPGGGRPSIGTPIRETEVYVLNEDLEPVPVGAPGELCIGGLSLARGYLGRPGTTAQRFVPDPFSGRGGARLFRTGDIVRHAADGSLDYVGRQDGQVKLRGFRIELGEVEDALLAHPGVRSAVAMVRADGGGDPRLVAYVVPQEAGGAPRAEELRQALRRRLPAHMVPSAYAVLDALPLTANRKVNRRALPPVRSDRAEAAAAYAAPRTPAERAMAQVWAEVLGVERVGVRDDFFALGGSSLSTVRVVAKARARGLALTVRDLVESPTIAGLGRLRAGADPVAGPRSRVVLRPGAGRPLNCVHPTGGSVTWYLPLARALGGTRPVHGYQALGLAGGTDPLTVREIAGNYVRELTADRDGGPHAVLGWSMGANIALEMAGQLLDAGAEVAPLVLVEPYLPTPDTHRRLAGFAERQRHALVLRDELRAAPAGSAARAAADARLRTVLRDAGLVDEEVDLAQDAPIEVWHSLLEALAGYRARPYPGRIHLVIGRDTADRPQDTPMPDIGVPYRDYLSAWQDLAVGGLQVHHLPGGHRTMLTDPGVGAVAALLDTLTPGGRPC comes from the coding sequence ATGTCAATCACCACGGAAACCGCCGAGCCCCGTCTCCGCCAGTCCCTCACGCCCGCGGCGCGCGCCCTGCTGAACCAGCGCCTGCGCGGTGTGCGGGCCGCCGCCGGCCAGGCCGCCCCGGAGATCCCGCGCCTCGCCCCGGGCGCCACCGCGGTGCCGCTGTCCAGCGCGCAGCAGCGCCTCAACTTCCTGGACCAGTTGCGGCCCGGCGGCACCGAGTACCTGATGCCCGCCGTCTGGCGGCTGTCCGGGGAGCTCGACCGCTCCGCGCTGGAGCTCGCCCTCGGCGACCTGGTCCGGCGGCACCCGCAGCTGCGGACCCGCTTCCCCAGCCGCGGCGGGGTGGCCTTCCAGGAGGAGCTGCCGGCCGGCGGGTTCGCGCCGGAGTGGGTGGACCTGTCCGGGGTCGCGCCGGCCGCCCGGGAGCGGGCCGTGACCGCGGCCACCGAAGCCGCCGCGAACCGGCCCTTCGACCTGGCGGCGGAGGCCCCGTTCCGGGCGACGCTGGTGCGGGTCGGGGCGGCGGACCACGTCCTGGTGCTGGCGATGCACCACATCGTGTCCGACGCCTGGTCCCTGGGCGTCATCTGCCGCGACCTGACGGCCCTGTACGGCGCCCGCACCGGAGGCCGGCCCGCCGCGCTGCCGGAGCTGCCGATCACCTACCGCGACTACGCGGCGTGGGAGTCCGGCGCGGGCGGCCGGGCCCGGGCGGAGAGCCACCTGGACTACTGGCGGACCCGGTTGGCCGGCCTCGCTCCGCTGGAGCTGCCCACCGACCGGCCGCGCCCGGTCGAACGCTCCCACGAGGGGGCGGTCCTCAAGCTGGCCCTCCCCGCCGGGCTGCGGCAGTCGCTGCGGCAGCTCAACGAGCGCGGCAGCTCGACGATGTTCATGACGCTGCTGGCCGCCTACCAGATCGCCCTCGGCTTCCACACCGGGCAGGAGGACATCGCGGTGGGCACGATCGCGGCCAACCGCGACCGTCCGCAGACCGAGTCGCTGGTCGGGTTCTTCGTCAACACCCTGGTGATGCGGGGGGACCTGTCCGGGAACCCGACGCTCGCCGAGTACCTGGGCCGGGTGCGGGACGCGGCGCTGGGCGCGATGGACCACCAGGACGTCCCCTTCGAACGCCTGGTCGAGGTGCTCAGCCCGGACCGCGACCTCAGCCGCAACCCGCTGTTCCAGGTGCTGTTCGCCTACGAGTACGCCGACGGGGGCGGCTTCACGCTGGGCGGCGCACGCGGCGAGAGCGTGTCCGTCGGCGCGGACGTCGCGAAGTTCGACCTGTCCCTGCACGCCACCGAGCAGCCGGACGGGCTGACGCTCTCGTTCGTCTACCGGCGCGACCTCTTCGACCCCGGGACGGTCGCGACCCTGGCCGACCACGTGCACCGGGTGCTCGACGCGATCGTCACCCGCCCGGCGACGGCGATCGCCGACCTGGAGCCGCTGGCCGAGGAGGAGCGCGCGTCGCTGCTGGCGCAGGCGGGCCACCCCGACCCGGTGCCGGCCCCGACGGTGCCGCTACTGCTGGACGCCTTCCACCACCAGGTCCGCCTCCGCCCCGACCGGGTCGCGGTGGTGTGCGCGGACCGGCGCCTCACGTACGCGCAACTCGACGACCGAGCCGAGCGGTTGGCGCGGGTCCTGCGCCGCCGCGGGGTGCGCCCCGAGTCCCGGGTCGGCGTCTGCGTGGGCCGCGACGAGTGGCTCGCGGTCGCGGTGCTGGGGATCTGGAAGGCCGGCGGGGCCTACCTGCCGATGGACGGCTCCCACCCGGGCGAGCGCCTCGGGTTCATGGTCGACGACGCCGGCGCCACCCTGCTGCTCACCGACAGCGCCACCCGCGACAAGGTCGCGGGCCTGGGCGCCGAGCTGCTGGTGCTGGACGCGCCCGGCGCGCTCGACGGCCCCGCCTGCCCCTCCCCCGGCCGGGACACCGCCCCGGGCCCCGCGCTGCGGCCCGGCAACGCCGCCTACGTCATCTACACCTCCGGCTCCACCGGCCGGCCCAAGGGCGTCGTGGTCACCCACCACAACGCCGCCCGGCTGTTCGCGTCCTGCGAGGCGTCGTTCGACTTCGGCCCGGACGACGTCTGGTCGCTGCTGCACTCCTTCGCCTTCGACTTCTCGGTCTGGGAGCTGTGGGGGGCGCTGTCCAAGGGCGGGCGGGTGGTGATCGCCGCCACGGACGTGGTCCGGGACCCGGACGCCGTCTTCGACCTGCTGGCCGCCGAGCGCGTCACCGTCCTGAGCCAGACCCCCGCCGCCTTCCAGGGCCTGCGGGCGCAGGCCGCGCAGTCCGGGCGCTCGTTCGCGGAACTCGCCCTGCGGACCGTCGTCTTCGGCGGCGACGCGCTGAGCGCGCGGGACTTCGGCGACTGGTTCGCCGACCCCTCGCCGCACCTGCCGCGGCTGGTGAACATGTACGGGATCACCGAGACCACCGTGCACGTCACCCACCGGGTCCTGACCCGCGAGGACGCCGAGGGCGACACCCTGTCGCCGATCGGGGTGCCGCTGGCGGACCTGCGCGGCTACGTGCTCGACCAGCACCAGCGGCTGGTGCCGACCGGTGTCCCGGGCGAGCTGTACGTCGCCGGGGCGGGTCTGGCCCGGGGCTATCTCGGACGCCCGTCGCTGACCGCCGAGCGTTTCGTGCCCGACCCCTACGGACCGGCCGGCGGCCGGCTGTACCGGACCGGCGACCGGGTCCGGCGGCTGCCCGACGGGCAGTTGGAGTTCCTGGGCCGGGTGGACGCCCAGGTCAAGATCCGCGGCTTCCGGATCGAACTGGGCGAGATCGAGGCCGCGCTGCGCGGCTTCCCCGGCGTGGTCGACGCCGCCGTCGTGGTCCGCGAGGAGCCGGGCGGCGTGCGACGGCTGGTCGGCCACATCGCCACCGGCGCCGCCACTGCTCCTGCCGGCGGCTGCCCGGTCGGCGGCTCCCCGGTCGACACCCGCGCGCTGCGCGCCCACCTCGGCCGCGGCCTGCCCGACTACATGGTCCCGGCCCTGATCACCGAGCACCGGACCCTGCCGCTGACCGTGAACGGCAAGGTCGACCGCAAGGCCCTGGCCCTGCTCCAGGCCCGCGAGGCCGACCTCAGCGCGCGGTACACCGCGCCGCGCACCCCCGCCGAGGAGTCGCTGGCCGGGATCTGGGGCGAGGTCCTCGGGCTCGACCGGGTCGGCGTGGACGACAACTTCTTCCGGCTGGGCGGCGACTCCATCCTGGCCCTGCGGGTGATCGGGCTGGCCCGCGAGGCCGGGCTGGCGCTGAGCATCCCGGACATCTTCCGGGCCCAGGTCCTGGCGGACCTGGCGGACCTGGCGGACCACTCGACGGCGTCCGTCGGGACGGCGCCGGTGGCCGCCCTGTCCATGATCGACAGTGCCGAGGCGGCCGCCCTGCCGCCGGACGTCGAGGACGCCTATCCGCTGACGATGCTCCAGGCGGGCATGCTGCACGAGTTGATGAGCGATCCGGAGCGCGGCGCCTACCACAACGTGACCAGCTTCAAGCTGCGCGACAGCGCCGGCTTCGACCTCGCCGCGTTCCAGGAGGCCGTGGACGTCCTGGTCGAGCGCCACGACATCCTGCGCACCTCCTTCGACCTGCTGCGCGACACCGAGCCGCTGCAACTGGTGCACCGGCGGGCCGCCCTGCCGGTGGGCTTCGCCGACCTGCGCGGCCTGTCGGCGGCCGAGCAGCGCGAGGCGGCCGCCGCCCACGTGCGCGAACAGGCCGCGCTGCCCTTCGACCTGTCCGCCGCCCCGCTGGTACGGCTGTTCGTGCACCGGCTCGGCGAGGAGCAGTTCCGGCTGACCATCACCGACTGCCACGTGGTGCTCGACGGCTGGAGCCTGACCTCGTTCATCGCGGACCTGCTGGAGCTGCACCACCGCCGGGCGGCCGGCCTGGAGCCCGCCGCCGCGGCCGGACCCGCGGTGCGCTTCGCGGACTACGTGGCGCTGGAGCGCGAGGCACTGGCCTCCACCGCGTCCCGCGACTTCTGGCACGAGGCGCTGGTCGGCCTGGAACCGGTCCACTTCGCCCCGGCCCCCGGGCCGGCCCCGGTCGGCGACCGGCCGCCGCACGAGGCCGAGCGGTCCTACCGGGAACTGGCCGGGCCGCTGGCCGAGGTCGCCGCCCTGGCCGGGGTCCCGGTGCGGACGGTCTTCCTCGCGGCCTTCTACCGGCTGATGGGCCTCTTCGCCGGCGACGACCCCTACAGCATCGGCATGGTCACCAACGGCCGCCCCGAGCACGCCCACGCGGACCTGATGCGCGGCCTGTTCCTCAACACGGTGCCGATCGGGTTCCACTCCACCGCCCGCAGCTGGGTCGAGTACCTGCGCGAGACCTTCGCCGCCGAGCGCGCCCTGATGCCGCACCGGAGGTTCCCGCTCGCCGAGATGCAGCGCTCCCTGGGCGGCGTGGCGGTCGAGGCCGTCTTCAACTTCGTGAACTTCCACCGGCTGGAGAAGGACGTGTGGGAGGACACCCTGGAGGTCGCCCGCACCAACTTCCCGCTCAGCCTGAACGCCAACCCGGGCGGCATGACCCTGGACGCCGACCCCCGCTACCTGGACGCCACCGCCTGCGAACAGCTCGCGGACACCTACCGGGGCCTGCTGCGGGCGATGGCCGCCGAGCCGCACGGCCCGGTCACCCGGCCCGCCCTCACCGGCGCCGCGCGCGACCTGGTGCTGTACCGCTGGAACGCCGCCACCACGCGCGGCCGGCACCAGGAGGCGCACCAGGACCCGTACCAGGAGGAGGACGACCGGCGGCTGTTCCACGAACTGGTCCAGCAGCACGCCGAGCGGCACCCGCAGGCCCCCGCCCTGGTCCACGGCCCGGACGTCACCGGCTACGGCGAGCTCGACCGGGCCGGCGACCGGATCGCCCGGCGGCTGCGCGCGCTGGGCGTCGACACCGAGACCGTGGTCGGCATCTGCCTGGAACGGGGCCCGGACCTCGCCCGGGCGGTCCTGGGGGTGCTCAAGTCCGGTGCCGCCTACCTGTGCCTGGACCCCGAGTACCCCGGGGAGCGGCTCGCCTTCATGGTCGGGGACTCGGCCATGACGGTGCTGCTGACCCAGCCCGAGCTGGCCCACGCCGCCCCTCGGGTCCGGCACACCCTGATGGTCGGCGCACTCACCGCGGACCCGGACCCGAACCTGGACCCGGAGTCCGGGCAGCTCCCGGCCGGCTGCCCCGAGTCCGGGGCGGGACCGGACAGCACCGCCTACGTGATCTACACCTCCGGCTCCACCGGCACGCCCAAGGGAGTGGCGGTCACCCACCGCGGGATGCTGAACCTGGTCCGGGCGCAGCAGGACGTGCTGTCCCCGTCCCCGGACGACCGGGTGCTGCAGTTCGCGTCCAGCAGCTTCGACGCCTCGGTGTTCGAGATGACCTGGGCGCTGGCCAACGGCGCGCAACTGTGCAGCGCCGCACGCCAGGACCTGGCGCCCGGCGCCGACCTCACCCGCACCCTGCGCACCCAGCGGATCACCGCGGCGGTGCTGCCCCCGACCGCGCTGAGCGTCATGGACCCGCGGGGGCTGCCGGACCTGCGCACCCTGATGGTGGCCGGCGAGGCCTGCCCCGCCGAGACCGTCGACGCCTGGGCGCCCGGGCGGCGCTTCCTCAACGGCTACGGCCTGACCGAGACCTCCGTGTGGGTGACCGCGGCCGAGTGCCTGCCGGGCGGCGGCCGGCCCTCCATCGGCACCCCGATCCGCGAGACCGAGGTCTACGTCCTGAACGAGGACCTGGAACCGGTACCGGTCGGCGCCCCCGGCGAGCTCTGCATCGGCGGCCTCAGCCTGGCCCGCGGCTACCTGGGCCGCCCCGGGACCACCGCGCAGCGCTTCGTCCCCGACCCCTTCAGCGGCCGCGGCGGGGCCCGGCTGTTCCGCACCGGGGACATCGTCCGCCACGCGGCCGACGGCTCGCTCGACTACGTCGGACGCCAGGACGGCCAGGTCAAGCTCCGCGGCTTCCGGATCGAGCTCGGCGAGGTCGAGGACGCCCTGCTGGCCCACCCCGGCGTCCGGTCGGCCGTGGCGATGGTGCGCGCCGACGGGGGCGGCGACCCCCGGCTGGTCGCCTACGTGGTACCGCAGGAGGCGGGCGGCGCCCCGCGGGCCGAGGAGCTGCGCCAGGCGCTGCGCCGCCGGCTGCCGGCCCACATGGTGCCGAGCGCCTACGCGGTCCTCGACGCGCTACCGCTCACCGCCAACCGCAAGGTCAACCGCCGGGCGCTGCCGCCGGTGCGGAGCGACCGCGCCGAAGCGGCGGCCGCCTACGCCGCCCCGCGCACCCCCGCCGAACGGGCGATGGCGCAGGTGTGGGCCGAGGTCCTGGGCGTGGAGCGGGTCGGCGTCCGGGACGACTTCTTCGCGCTGGGCGGCAGTTCCCTCTCGACGGTCCGGGTGGTGGCCAAGGCGCGCGCCCGGGGGCTCGCCCTGACCGTCCGCGACCTGGTCGAATCGCCGACCATCGCCGGCCTCGGCCGGCTCCGGGCCGGCGCGGACCCGGTGGCGGGCCCCCGCTCCCGGGTGGTGCTGCGGCCGGGGGCGGGGCGGCCGCTGAACTGCGTCCACCCGACCGGGGGCAGCGTCACCTGGTACCTCCCGCTCGCCCGGGCCCTGGGCGGCACCCGTCCGGTGCACGGCTACCAGGCGCTGGGGCTGGCCGGCGGCACCGACCCGCTCACGGTCCGCGAGATCGCCGGCAACTACGTCCGCGAACTGACGGCCGACCGGGACGGCGGACCGCACGCGGTCCTCGGCTGGTCGATGGGCGCCAACATCGCCCTGGAGATGGCCGGCCAGCTCCTCGACGCCGGGGCCGAGGTGGCGCCGCTGGTGCTGGTCGAGCCCTACCTGCCCACCCCGGACACCCACCGCCGGCTCGCCGGCTTCGCCGAGCGGCAGCGGCACGCGCTGGTGCTGCGCGACGAACTGCGCGCCGCACCCGCCGGCTCCGCGGCCCGCGCCGCGGCGGACGCCCGGCTGCGGACCGTCCTGCGCGACGCGGGCCTGGTCGACGAGGAGGTCGACCTGGCCCAGGACGCCCCGATCGAGGTGTGGCACTCGCTGCTGGAGGCCCTGGCCGGCTACCGGGCGCGCCCCTACCCCGGCCGGATCCACCTGGTCATCGGCCGGGACACCGCCGACCGGCCGCAGGACACCCCGATGCCCGACATCGGCGTCCCCTACCGCGACTACCTGTCGGCCTGGCAGGACCTGGCGGTGGGCGGACTCCAGGTCCACCACCTGCCCGGCGGGCACCGCACCATGCTCACCGATCCCGGCGTCGGCGCCGTCGCCGCGCTGCTCGACACTCTCACCCCCGGAGGACGTCCGTGCTGA